One Hevea brasiliensis isolate MT/VB/25A 57/8 chromosome 5, ASM3005281v1, whole genome shotgun sequence genomic region harbors:
- the LOC110654410 gene encoding uncharacterized protein LOC110654410, whose amino-acid sequence MPSYAKFLKEILSNKRKLNDYEIVALIQDCSAILQNKLPLKLKDTRSLLMPCLIGNMNINKAFCNLGPSISLMPISICQKLNVGELKLTMVSLQLANRSVTYLIGILENIPIKFGKLFIPVNFVIPEMEEDVQIPIILGRPFLAIARIIIDVKNGWLTLKVGEEEVEFNLFHAMKQKPDMDKCLRVDIINELVEEEFN is encoded by the coding sequence ATGCCATCATATGCTAAGTTCTTAAAGGAGATACTTTCAAATAAGAGGAAGCTTAATGATTATGAGATAGTGGCTCTCATACAGGATTGCAGTGCAATCTTGCAGAACAAACTACCTCTGAAGTTAAAAGACACTAGGAGCCTCTTAATGCCCTGCCTCATTGGCAATATGAACATTAACAAGGCCTTTTGCAATTTAGGACCAAGTATTAGTCTGATGCCGATATCTATCTGTCAAAAGCTGAATGTTGGAGAACTTAAACTAACAATGGTTTCTTTACAATTGGCAAACAGATCTGTCACATATCTAATAGGAATTTTGGAGAACATCCCCATAAAGTTTGGCAAATTATTTATACCAGTCAACTTTGTCATTCCAGAAATGGAGGAGGATGTTCAAATTCCAAtaatcttaggaagacctttCTTAGCAATTGCTAGAATAATCATAGATGTCAAAAATGGGTGGTTGACTCTTAAAGTgggagaagaggaagtagagttcAACTTATTTCATGCCATGAAACAAAAGCCAGACATGGACAAGTGTTTAAGGGTTGATATAATTAATGAGCTAGTCGAAGAGGAATTCAACTAG